A segment of the Pelecanus crispus isolate bPelCri1 chromosome Z, bPelCri1.pri, whole genome shotgun sequence genome:
CAAAACTTTGTGTAGCTTTTGGATAATGTGAATCAGCTTCTTCATTCTTGGATCTTGAATTAAAttcagtggaaagaaatgtgcagtcttatttattttgttgttgttatactCTGAGTTTCTCTCTTTGAACATGCAGTCCTCAGTAAACTCATGTTCCATGCCAAGGTTaagaataatgataaaaaatggaaatcacTGGAATGCTTACAGGGTAATGAAACATTGTATTTCATgttaactaaagaaaaatagctaATAGCTGCTAAAACTTATAACATTCAAAGCTTGCCTAAGCTGCTCCACAGAATCTGCTAGGGAACTATAGCACACAATGATCCCTTTTGGGGACATAACTCTCACAGGACCACAGAGTTTGAGAAGCCAACTACTCCCttttaacaggaaaataaaaagaaataggaataaGTACTTTCCCTTACACACACAGTATTCCCCTTTCCTTTACCAACTattcagcaaagaaacattTGCACAGAGCCAAAAGATCCTTCTGAAGgaaagtgattttaaatttgATGGGAACCCAGTCTCCCTTGGAGTGCCTAGCATCAAAATGCATCCACATCCTTTCATACAGCACATGCTCAGCAATTTACCTTGTCTAATACGGCTGGTGCAGCCCTGCTCTTTCCTGGACGAGTCTTAGATGGATCATCACTTGCTGAGCCGTGCCCAGAGCTTGGGCCTTTGCCAGATTTACAGGGGCTAGAGCTGGACAGCCCCACACCGCTGCTACCTCCTCTGCAATGCTTTTGGTGCACAATGAGAGGGTCAGGAAGGAAGGTTCGGCCACAGTTTCCACAGGGCAGGAGTTGGGCTTGAGCACTATGATAAGCTGCCTCATTTTCAGCTGTAAGTGTACAGGAACCACCAGTAAGGACCTCAGGTTTCCTGGGCTCCGCTCTTCTGAGATGCCTTGGTAGCTGATTGTTTTCAATACGCCACTTCTCAAGGCACTGAGGTTCATGTATAGAAATAGACTGTGACCCAAATTCTCTGCCACAGATATAGCATACCCTGAAGCAAGGTCTTCTTGGTGGAATGACAGGCCGATTCAGTGGCGTCCGAGACATGTTTGAAGAATCTGACTGTTTTGATATTATTGCAGTGCCTGGTCGTCTTTTCTGGGGTCCAGCTTCTAGATGTACTACTTTGGGCAAAATTCTGGGAAGATCTAGCACATTAGATGGTGAAACCTGCTCTGAAGGCAAGGTGCTGGAGGCACTAGCGGGGGCCTCTCCAGCACTTGGCAGAGCATTACAGGTTTTGTTCACAGTCTTTTTCTTGACATTTATTTCCATGAAGGACACAACATTTCAAGAAACTTCTCTCTCTCCTACACATAAATGGCTTGGGAAGTCAGTCATTCAGCATGACG
Coding sequences within it:
- the ZNF475 gene encoding zinc finger protein 475 — protein: MEINVKKKTVNKTCNALPSAGEAPASASSTLPSEQVSPSNVLDLPRILPKVVHLEAGPQKRRPGTAIISKQSDSSNMSRTPLNRPVIPPRRPCFRVCYICGREFGSQSISIHEPQCLEKWRIENNQLPRHLRRAEPRKPEVLTGGSCTLTAENEAAYHSAQAQLLPCGNCGRTFLPDPLIVHQKHCRGGSSGVGLSSSSPCKSGKGPSSGHGSASDDPSKTRPGKSRAAPAVLDKAQVIRRPPAVICYICGREYGTKSISIHEPQCLEKWHRENDMLPKHLRRPEPKKPEVSPIQAKGFYDLGSLNEAAWISAQNQLVPCDICGRTFLPDRLIVHQRSCKPKPAT